One Roseomonas sp. OT10 DNA window includes the following coding sequences:
- a CDS encoding efflux RND transporter permease subunit, whose product MNVSAPFIARPVATTLLSVAVLLAGILGYLRLPVSALPQVDFPTIEVSTQLPGASPDTAAVLIAAPLERQFAQIAGLQTMSSVSGPGVSRITLQFRLDKSLDEASQDVQAALDAARGTLPSSLPYPPVYSKVNPADPPILTLALTSDSLPIMRLSDLADTLLAQKLSQATGVGRVTVQGNMRPAVRLRVDPQRLAAYGIGLEAVRTAIVAANQNSPKGSLDGPRQAAQILANDQISTPEAFGDVIIAWQNDAPVRLRDVGEAVEALENERNGAWFNGRPAVLLDVQRQSGANIVETVERIQALLPQLKAAIPPAATLQVVADRTETIRASVHEVQLTLVLAVALVVGVIWLFLGSGRATLVPAISLPLSIVGTFGIMSAMGYSLDNLSLMALTIATGFVVDDAIVMIENIVRLIEKGERPLAAAYEGSRQIAFTIISLTLSLIAVFIPLLFMEGVVGRLFREFAETLTATVLVSMVVSLTLTPMLCALLLRAGHRPGWVSRRFEAGFERLRLAYGRALAVTMRHQALTLLATGLTVALTAWLYLVMPKGFLPMQDTGLIQIATEVPQDASFARSAELQQRVAEVVRADPAVAAVTAVAGAGALNPAQNTGRITAVLRPRAERDADAQAVIARLTPRLEAIAGVEAYPLAVQDIQISARASNTQYQLVMTDPDPAELSTWAPRLLARLRATPGLRDVATDQREEGLRLAIAVNRDKAARLGVTIQAVDNALYNAFGQRQISTIYGQSNQYRVVLEASDRIRTDPTAIGQVHVSATGGAQVPLGEIATFTRTRGPLLVTRENQFPAVTISFNLDQGMSLGEAVAAVDAAAREIGLPETIATRFAGDAAEFQSSLAGQPWLILAAVVVIYIVLGVLYESLIHPITILSTLPSAGIGALLALELWGLDLSVVGMIGIILLMGIVKKNAIMMIDFALEAQRDHGMTPREAIREAALLRFRPIMMTTAAALLGALPLVLQSGTGSELRLPLGVSIVGGLLLSQLVTLFTTPAVYLALEAVRGWAVRHWTRQDPRAALPAAE is encoded by the coding sequence GTGAACGTCTCCGCCCCCTTCATCGCCCGGCCGGTCGCGACCACGCTGCTCTCGGTCGCGGTGCTGCTGGCGGGCATCCTCGGCTACCTGCGCCTGCCGGTCTCCGCCCTGCCGCAGGTGGATTTCCCCACCATCGAGGTCTCGACCCAGCTTCCCGGCGCCTCGCCCGATACCGCCGCCGTGCTGATCGCGGCGCCGCTGGAGCGGCAGTTCGCGCAGATCGCGGGCCTGCAGACCATGTCCTCGGTCAGCGGGCCGGGCGTCAGCCGCATCACCCTGCAGTTCCGCCTGGACAAGAGCCTGGACGAGGCGTCGCAGGACGTGCAGGCGGCGCTGGACGCGGCGCGCGGCACGCTGCCCTCCTCGCTGCCCTATCCGCCCGTCTATTCCAAGGTGAACCCGGCCGACCCGCCGATCCTCACCCTGGCGCTGACCTCCGACAGCCTGCCGATCATGCGGCTGTCCGACCTCGCCGACACGCTGCTGGCGCAGAAGCTGTCCCAGGCCACGGGGGTGGGGCGCGTCACCGTGCAGGGCAACATGCGCCCGGCGGTGCGGCTGCGCGTCGACCCGCAGCGCCTCGCGGCCTACGGCATCGGGCTGGAGGCGGTGCGCACGGCCATCGTCGCGGCCAACCAGAACTCGCCCAAGGGCTCGCTCGACGGGCCGCGCCAGGCCGCGCAGATCCTGGCCAACGACCAGATCTCCACCCCCGAGGCCTTCGGCGACGTCATCATCGCCTGGCAGAACGACGCCCCCGTGCGGCTGCGCGACGTGGGCGAGGCGGTGGAGGCGCTGGAGAACGAGCGCAACGGCGCCTGGTTCAACGGCCGCCCCGCCGTGCTGCTGGACGTGCAGCGCCAGTCGGGGGCGAACATCGTGGAGACGGTGGAGCGCATCCAGGCGCTGCTGCCGCAGCTCAAGGCCGCCATCCCGCCGGCCGCGACGCTGCAGGTGGTGGCCGACCGCACCGAGACCATCCGCGCCTCGGTGCACGAGGTGCAGCTGACCCTGGTGCTGGCGGTGGCGCTGGTGGTGGGGGTGATCTGGCTGTTCCTGGGCAGCGGCCGGGCGACGCTGGTGCCCGCCATCTCCCTGCCGCTCTCCATCGTCGGCACCTTCGGCATCATGTCGGCGATGGGCTACTCGCTCGACAACCTCTCGCTGATGGCGCTGACCATCGCGACCGGCTTCGTCGTGGACGACGCCATCGTGATGATCGAGAACATCGTCCGGCTGATCGAGAAGGGGGAGCGGCCGCTCGCCGCCGCCTACGAGGGCTCGCGCCAGATCGCCTTCACCATCATCTCGCTGACCCTGTCGCTGATCGCGGTCTTCATCCCGCTGCTCTTCATGGAGGGCGTGGTGGGCCGGCTGTTCCGCGAGTTCGCCGAGACCCTGACCGCGACCGTGCTGGTCTCCATGGTCGTCTCCCTCACCCTCACCCCGATGCTCTGCGCCCTGCTGCTGCGCGCCGGGCACCGGCCGGGCTGGGTGTCGCGGCGGTTCGAGGCGGGGTTCGAGCGGCTGCGCCTCGCCTATGGCCGGGCGCTGGCGGTGACCATGCGGCACCAGGCGCTGACCCTGCTCGCCACCGGGCTGACCGTGGCGCTGACCGCCTGGCTCTACCTCGTCATGCCCAAGGGCTTCCTGCCCATGCAGGATACGGGCCTGATCCAGATCGCGACCGAGGTGCCGCAGGACGCGTCCTTCGCCCGCTCCGCCGAGCTGCAGCAGCGGGTGGCGGAGGTGGTGCGTGCCGACCCGGCGGTGGCGGCGGTGACCGCGGTGGCCGGGGCCGGGGCGCTGAACCCCGCGCAGAACACCGGCCGCATCACCGCCGTGCTGCGCCCGCGCGCGGAGCGCGACGCCGACGCCCAGGCGGTGATCGCCCGGCTGACGCCGCGGCTGGAGGCCATCGCGGGAGTCGAAGCCTACCCGCTGGCGGTGCAGGACATCCAGATCAGCGCCCGGGCCAGCAACACCCAGTACCAGCTGGTGATGACCGACCCGGATCCGGCCGAGCTCTCCACCTGGGCGCCGCGGCTGCTGGCGCGGCTGCGCGCCACGCCCGGGTTGCGCGACGTGGCGACCGACCAGCGGGAGGAGGGGCTGCGCCTGGCCATCGCCGTCAACCGCGACAAGGCGGCGCGGCTGGGCGTGACGATCCAGGCGGTGGACAACGCACTGTACAACGCCTTCGGCCAGCGCCAGATCTCCACCATCTACGGGCAGAGCAACCAGTACCGCGTGGTGCTGGAGGCGTCCGACCGCATCCGCACCGACCCCACCGCGATCGGGCAGGTGCACGTCTCCGCCACCGGCGGGGCGCAGGTGCCGCTGGGGGAGATCGCCACCTTCACCCGCACCCGCGGCCCGCTGCTGGTGACGCGGGAGAACCAGTTCCCGGCGGTGACGATCAGCTTCAACCTGGACCAGGGCATGTCGCTGGGCGAGGCGGTGGCGGCGGTGGACGCCGCGGCGCGGGAGATCGGCCTGCCGGAGACCATCGCCACCCGCTTCGCGGGCGACGCGGCGGAGTTCCAGAGCTCGCTGGCCGGCCAGCCCTGGCTGATCCTGGCCGCGGTGGTGGTGATCTACATCGTGCTCGGCGTGCTCTACGAGAGCCTGATCCACCCGATCACCATCCTCTCCACCCTGCCCTCCGCGGGGATCGGGGCGCTGCTGGCGCTGGAGCTGTGGGGGCTGGACCTGTCGGTGGTGGGGATGATCGGCATCATCCTGCTGATGGGCATCGTCAAGAAGAACGCGATCATGATGATCGACTTCGCCCTGGAGGCGCAGCGCGACCACGGCATGACCCCGCGCGAGGCGATCCGCGAGGCGGCGCTGCTGCGCTTCCGCCCGATCATGATGACCACCGCCGCCGCCCTGCTCGGCGCCCTGCCGCTGGTGCTGCAATCCGGCACGGGGTCGGAGCTGCGCCTGCCGCTGGGCGTGTCCATCGTCGGCGGGCTGCTGCTCAGCCAGCTCGTGACGCTCTTCACCACCCCCGCGGTCTACCTGGCGCTGGAGGCGGTGCGGGGCTGGGCCGTCCGGCACTGGACGCGGCAGGACCCGCGCGCGGCGCTGCCGGCGGCCGAGTAG
- a CDS encoding efflux RND transporter periplasmic adaptor subunit translates to MARTRLLLPVLGVLAIGAGAGWYVWHQRQAATTATADGAAPAGPRGPGGPGGRRGPGGPGGQAVPVTVATAETRDLLLTIDALGTVQALNTITVRSQVSGTLTEVLFREGQEVKAGDVLARIDDRTYAAALAQARAKQAYDQAQLANARLDLTRYQGLQASSGVTRQQVDTQRAQVAMYEAQVAQDQAAIDNAKAQLDYATIRSPIDGRVGLRLVDPGNLVGAGDSGGIVTVTQLRPIGVTFPIPQGELPRLRRAMAAGPVEVATLPDPVPGQGRAGPRAAAQGNAGSGNAGSGNTGAGSAMPGAAAEGSAARAVLRGTVLTVDNQVDQTTGTVKVKAVFPNEDTQLWPGAFVSLRLGVETLRGATVVPLVAVQQGPSGPYAFVVKADSTVEQRPLVLGAATQSEAAIRDGLRPGERVVTSGGLRLNAGSAVTVGTPPGPRGAPPSRPDPAAPPPAAPPPPGSPPPGSPPPGSPMVQNPPAPGVASEAGPPARPRRQAAGASAEAVR, encoded by the coding sequence ATGGCCCGCACCCGACTCCTGCTCCCCGTGCTCGGCGTCCTGGCCATCGGCGCCGGGGCCGGCTGGTATGTCTGGCACCAGCGCCAGGCGGCGACGACCGCCACCGCCGATGGCGCCGCCCCCGCCGGGCCGCGCGGCCCAGGGGGGCCTGGCGGCCGGCGCGGCCCTGGCGGGCCCGGCGGCCAGGCGGTGCCGGTGACGGTGGCCACGGCCGAGACGCGCGACCTGCTGTTGACGATCGACGCGCTGGGCACCGTGCAGGCGCTGAACACCATCACCGTCCGCTCCCAGGTGAGCGGCACGCTGACCGAGGTGCTGTTCCGCGAGGGGCAGGAGGTGAAGGCGGGCGACGTCCTGGCCCGGATCGACGACCGCACCTATGCCGCCGCCCTGGCGCAGGCGCGGGCCAAGCAGGCCTACGACCAGGCGCAGCTCGCCAATGCCCGGCTGGACCTGACCCGCTACCAGGGCCTCCAGGCGTCTTCGGGCGTGACGCGGCAGCAGGTCGACACCCAGCGCGCCCAGGTCGCCATGTACGAGGCGCAGGTGGCGCAGGACCAGGCCGCCATCGACAACGCGAAGGCCCAGCTCGACTACGCCACCATCCGCTCGCCGATCGACGGGCGGGTCGGTCTGCGCCTGGTCGATCCGGGCAACCTGGTCGGCGCCGGCGACAGCGGCGGCATCGTCACCGTCACCCAGCTCCGCCCGATCGGCGTCACCTTCCCCATCCCGCAGGGCGAGCTGCCCCGGCTGCGCCGCGCCATGGCGGCCGGTCCGGTCGAGGTCGCCACCCTGCCCGACCCGGTGCCTGGCCAGGGCCGGGCCGGGCCGCGCGCCGCCGCGCAAGGGAACGCCGGATCGGGGAACGCCGGATCGGGGAACACCGGAGCGGGGAGCGCCATGCCGGGGGCGGCCGCGGAGGGGAGTGCCGCCCGCGCCGTCCTGCGCGGCACGGTGCTGACCGTGGACAACCAGGTGGACCAGACCACGGGCACGGTGAAGGTGAAGGCCGTCTTCCCCAACGAGGACACGCAGCTCTGGCCCGGTGCCTTCGTCAGCCTGCGCCTGGGGGTGGAGACGCTGCGCGGCGCCACGGTGGTCCCGCTGGTCGCCGTGCAGCAGGGACCCTCCGGCCCCTATGCCTTCGTCGTGAAGGCCGACAGCACCGTCGAGCAGCGGCCGCTGGTCCTGGGTGCCGCGACGCAGAGCGAGGCCGCCATCCGCGACGGGCTGCGGCCGGGCGAGCGGGTGGTGACCTCGGGCGGGCTGCGCCTGAACGCGGGCAGCGCCGTGACGGTGGGCACCCCCCCCGGCCCGCGCGGCGCCCCCCCGTCGCGGCCCGATCCCGCGGCCCCGCCCCCCGCGGCCCCGCCCCCCCCGGGCTCGCCCCCCCCGGGCTCGCCCCCCCCGGGCTCGCCCATGGTGCAGAACCCGCCGGCGCCGGGCGTGGCGTCCGAGGCCGGCCCGCCCGCCCGCCCGCGGCGGCAGGCCGCCGGCGCCTCGGCCGAGGCGGTGCGGTGA
- a CDS encoding efflux transporter outer membrane subunit, which produces MLALLAACGPKPAPALSGLTLPDRYRQGTGEAARWPDPQWWSGFGSPELDALMAAAMADNLDLAAAAARVRQADAQVRITGSALLPTVTLDSSATQRQVAGRGDRTSSAYAASLAASYEVDFWGRNRSLTQSAELSARATRYDAITLRLTTQASVANTLFEVLAAQAQLRVQEENLRAARRVLAVIRQQVGFGIATGLDLAQQETVVAQQEAALPSLRQTAQQGINALAVLTGRPPAALPAALEPQPDRFDRLRIPAAAPGQPADLLVRRPDVLAAEADLAGANANIAAARAALLPSIVLGVQGGVQSALLGTLLRPEAQVYSLVASLAQTIFDGGALRGRVALSEAQAEELVAAYRAAIVQALSDVEDALVATRETAAQEELRREAAARAERAYAIAEAQLQAGTITLITLLNVQQSLFSTRTALVQARLARLQAAVGLFRALGGGWQP; this is translated from the coding sequence GTGCTCGCCCTGCTGGCCGCCTGCGGCCCGAAGCCGGCGCCGGCGCTCTCCGGCCTGACCCTGCCCGACCGCTACCGCCAGGGGACCGGCGAGGCCGCCCGCTGGCCCGACCCGCAATGGTGGTCCGGCTTCGGCTCGCCCGAGCTGGACGCGCTGATGGCCGCCGCCATGGCGGACAACCTCGACCTCGCCGCCGCGGCGGCGCGGGTGCGGCAGGCGGACGCGCAGGTCCGCATCACCGGCTCGGCGCTGCTGCCGACCGTCACGCTCGACAGCTCCGCCACCCAGCGCCAGGTCGCCGGCCGGGGCGACCGCACCAGCTCCGCCTATGCCGCCAGCCTCGCCGCCAGCTACGAGGTGGATTTCTGGGGCCGCAACCGCTCCCTGACCCAGTCGGCGGAGCTTTCGGCGCGGGCGACCCGCTACGATGCCATCACCCTGCGCCTGACCACCCAGGCCTCGGTCGCCAACACCCTGTTCGAGGTGCTGGCGGCGCAGGCGCAGCTGCGCGTGCAGGAGGAGAACCTGCGCGCCGCGCGCCGCGTCCTGGCGGTGATCCGCCAGCAGGTGGGCTTCGGCATCGCCACCGGCCTCGACCTCGCCCAGCAGGAGACGGTGGTGGCGCAGCAGGAGGCGGCGCTCCCCTCCCTGCGCCAGACGGCGCAGCAGGGCATCAACGCCCTGGCGGTGCTGACCGGCCGCCCCCCTGCGGCCCTGCCGGCGGCCCTGGAGCCGCAGCCGGACCGCTTCGACCGGCTGCGCATCCCCGCCGCCGCGCCGGGCCAGCCCGCCGATCTGCTGGTCCGCCGTCCGGACGTGCTGGCGGCCGAGGCCGACCTGGCCGGCGCCAATGCGAACATCGCCGCCGCCCGCGCCGCGCTGCTGCCCAGCATCGTGCTCGGTGTCCAGGGCGGGGTGCAGTCGGCGCTGCTGGGCACGCTGCTGCGCCCGGAGGCGCAGGTCTACTCGCTGGTCGCCAGCCTGGCGCAGACGATCTTCGACGGCGGCGCCCTGCGCGGCCGCGTCGCGCTGAGCGAGGCCCAGGCGGAGGAGCTGGTGGCCGCCTACCGCGCCGCCATCGTGCAGGCGCTGTCGGACGTGGAGGACGCGCTGGTCGCCACCCGCGAGACCGCCGCCCAGGAGGAGCTGCGCCGCGAGGCCGCCGCCCGGGCCGAGCGCGCCTATGCCATCGCCGAGGCGCAGCTGCAGGCGGGCACCATCACCCTGATCACCCTGCTGAACGTGCAGCAGAGCCTGTTCAGCACCCGCACCGCCCTGGTCCAGGCCCGCCTCGCCCGGCTGCAGGCGGCGGTCGGGCTGTTCCGCGCCCTGGGGGGCGGGTGGCAGCCATGA
- a CDS encoding efflux RND transporter permease subunit, whose amino-acid sequence MFSISAPFLRRPIATLLLAAGLAMAGLVALRDLPISSMPRVDLPTIFVSVNQPGANPETLAATVIAPLERHLGAIGGLTEMTSNAGSGSGNIVLQFDLSRTQADVARDVQAAVNAARQDLPSGMPNPPTVRKVNPADAPVLSLAMTSATLTRTALYDVADSIVAQRLSQVPGVAQVQVGGADQPAVRVAVDPDAAAAAGIALDDIRGAIAAANVTQPVGSIETPGQSISLSVNDRLNTAAEYAPLVVKTTDGRIVRLSQVAEVTDATRSRRQAGWFNGQPSILLLVYKQADANVIEVVDGIRAALPQLERWVPGGVRIETLTDRSGTIRASVEEVELSLLVSIALVIGVVALFLRRLGPMLAASVTVPLSLLATLFVIWLLGYSLNNFSLMALIVSVGFVVDDAIVMIENMARLRERGMPPFEAAMEGARQIGFTIVSITLSLVAVFIPLLAMGGIVGRMFREFSVTLSVAVLVSAVLALTVTPTIAAHLARPGPERPPGRFGRGFEAAMGALVRGYMRSLAVALRWRRLVLLASLALIGLTVWLYMVVPKGFFPEQDIDLLGGVTQAAPDTSFATMVRLQEAAMRIVRADPAVLNVSGQIGGGFGGGGTNSGQMSIALKPRGERDASAQQVINRLRRPLLAVPGMATYLWAQQDIRIGGRQGNANTSYVLLGTDLEELREWTNTMVEALRRVPGLTDVSSDQERAGLVSRVVIDRDAAARLGVGMEAISAAFNNAFSQRQVSTLYGARNQYRVVLEIDPALQQDMAQLDRVFLPGRDGTQVPLGAVARVERDVAPLRVTHRGQFPATTITFNLGEGVSIGQATALVQQAERDAMLPATIRAQFGGGAAAFQDFNRDQPLLILAALLVIYIVLGVLYESFIHPLTILSTLPTAGLGALLALLATGLPFSVIALIGVILLMGIVKKNGIMLVDFALEHERLHGIGGEAAILAACRERFRPILMTTLAAMLGAVPLAIGFGTGAEMRQPLGVTIIGGLLVSQVLTLYITPVTFLALDRWRRREAPHPVTAAAAAE is encoded by the coding sequence ATGTTCTCGATCTCCGCCCCCTTCCTGCGCCGGCCGATCGCCACGCTGCTGCTGGCGGCGGGGCTGGCCATGGCGGGGCTGGTGGCGCTGCGCGACCTGCCGATCTCCTCCATGCCGCGGGTGGACCTGCCGACCATCTTCGTCAGCGTGAACCAGCCCGGCGCCAATCCGGAGACGCTGGCCGCGACCGTGATCGCGCCGCTGGAACGGCACCTGGGCGCCATCGGCGGCCTGACGGAGATGACGTCCAACGCCGGCAGCGGCAGCGGCAACATCGTGCTGCAGTTCGACCTGTCGCGCACCCAGGCGGACGTGGCGCGCGACGTGCAGGCGGCGGTCAACGCGGCGCGGCAGGACCTTCCCTCCGGCATGCCCAACCCGCCCACGGTGCGCAAGGTGAACCCCGCCGACGCGCCGGTGCTGAGCCTGGCGATGACCTCCGCCACCCTGACCCGCACCGCGCTCTACGACGTGGCGGACAGCATCGTGGCGCAGCGCCTGTCGCAGGTGCCGGGCGTGGCGCAGGTGCAGGTGGGGGGCGCCGACCAGCCCGCCGTGCGCGTCGCCGTCGACCCGGACGCGGCGGCCGCGGCCGGCATCGCGCTGGACGACATCCGCGGCGCCATCGCCGCGGCCAACGTCACCCAGCCGGTCGGCAGCATCGAGACGCCGGGCCAGTCCATCAGCCTTTCCGTCAACGACCGGCTGAACACGGCGGCCGAGTACGCGCCGCTGGTGGTCAAGACCACGGACGGGCGGATCGTACGCCTGTCCCAGGTGGCGGAGGTGACGGACGCCACCCGCTCGCGCCGCCAGGCCGGGTGGTTCAACGGCCAGCCCTCCATCCTGCTGCTGGTCTACAAGCAGGCGGATGCCAACGTCATCGAGGTGGTGGACGGCATCCGCGCCGCCCTGCCGCAGCTGGAGCGCTGGGTGCCCGGCGGCGTGCGGATCGAGACGCTGACCGACCGATCCGGCACCATCCGTGCCAGCGTCGAGGAGGTGGAGCTGAGCCTGCTGGTCAGCATCGCCCTGGTCATCGGGGTGGTCGCGCTGTTCCTGCGCCGCCTGGGGCCGATGCTGGCGGCCAGCGTGACCGTGCCGCTCTCCCTGCTGGCGACGCTGTTCGTCATCTGGCTGCTGGGCTACTCGCTGAACAACTTCTCGCTGATGGCGCTGATCGTCTCGGTCGGCTTCGTGGTGGACGACGCCATCGTGATGATCGAGAACATGGCCCGCCTGCGCGAGCGCGGCATGCCCCCCTTCGAGGCGGCGATGGAAGGGGCGCGGCAGATCGGCTTCACCATCGTCTCCATCACCCTCTCCCTGGTCGCCGTCTTCATCCCGCTGCTGGCCATGGGCGGCATCGTCGGGCGGATGTTCCGGGAGTTCTCCGTCACCCTCTCGGTCGCCGTGCTCGTCTCCGCCGTGCTGGCGCTGACGGTGACGCCCACCATCGCGGCCCACCTGGCGCGGCCGGGGCCGGAACGCCCGCCCGGCCGCTTCGGCCGCGGCTTCGAGGCGGCGATGGGCGCGCTGGTGCGGGGCTACATGCGCTCCCTGGCGGTGGCGCTGCGCTGGCGTCGGCTGGTGCTGCTGGCCAGCCTGGCGCTCATCGGCCTGACCGTCTGGCTCTACATGGTCGTGCCCAAGGGCTTCTTCCCGGAGCAGGACATCGATCTGCTCGGCGGCGTGACCCAGGCGGCGCCGGACACCTCCTTCGCCACCATGGTCCGGCTGCAGGAGGCGGCGATGCGCATCGTCCGCGCCGACCCGGCGGTGCTGAACGTCAGCGGCCAGATCGGCGGCGGCTTCGGCGGCGGCGGCACCAATTCCGGGCAGATGAGCATCGCGCTCAAGCCGCGGGGGGAGCGCGACGCCTCGGCGCAGCAGGTAATCAACCGGCTGCGCCGCCCGCTGCTCGCCGTGCCGGGCATGGCGACCTACCTCTGGGCGCAGCAGGACATCCGCATCGGCGGGCGGCAGGGCAACGCCAACACCTCCTACGTGCTGCTCGGCACGGATCTGGAGGAGCTGCGCGAATGGACCAACACCATGGTCGAGGCGCTGCGGCGCGTGCCCGGCCTCACCGACGTCTCCTCCGACCAGGAGCGGGCGGGGCTGGTCAGCCGCGTGGTGATCGACCGCGACGCGGCGGCGCGGCTGGGGGTGGGGATGGAGGCGATCAGCGCCGCCTTCAACAACGCCTTCTCGCAGCGGCAGGTCTCCACCCTCTACGGCGCGCGCAACCAGTACCGCGTGGTGCTGGAGATCGACCCGGCCCTGCAGCAGGACATGGCGCAGCTGGACCGCGTCTTCCTGCCCGGACGCGACGGCACCCAGGTGCCGCTGGGGGCCGTGGCGCGGGTGGAGCGCGACGTCGCGCCGCTGCGCGTCACCCATCGCGGCCAGTTCCCCGCCACCACCATCACCTTCAACCTGGGCGAGGGCGTCTCCATCGGCCAGGCGACGGCGCTGGTGCAGCAGGCGGAGAGGGACGCGATGCTGCCGGCGACCATCCGCGCGCAGTTCGGCGGCGGCGCGGCCGCCTTCCAGGACTTCAACCGCGACCAGCCGCTGCTGATCCTGGCGGCGCTGCTGGTGATCTACATCGTGCTCGGCGTGCTCTACGAGAGCTTCATCCACCCGCTGACCATCCTCTCCACCCTGCCCACCGCGGGGCTTGGCGCGCTGCTCGCCCTGCTGGCCACGGGCCTGCCCTTCAGCGTGATCGCGCTGATCGGGGTGATCCTGCTGATGGGCATCGTGAAGAAGAACGGCATCATGCTGGTGGACTTCGCGCTGGAACACGAGCGCCTGCACGGGATAGGCGGGGAAGCCGCCATCTTGGCCGCCTGCCGCGAACGCTTCCGGCCGATCCTGATGACCACCCTGGCGGCCATGCTGGGCGCGGTGCCGCTGGCCATCGGCTTCGGCACGGGCGCGGAAATGCGCCAGCCCCTGGGCGTGACCATCATCGGCGGCCTGCTCGTCTCCCAGGTGCTGACGCTCTACATCACCCCCGTCACCTTCCTCGCCCTCGACCGCTGGCGCCGGCGCGAGGCGCCGCATCCCGTGACGGCCGCCGCAGCGGCGGAGTGA
- a CDS encoding nitroreductase family protein: MTPAESDRAARYAALTLAAGLPADVVLYLLLPLHAAEFGVTLSEAGVLLAANRLVRIAGYSQVAGFYARRGPRAACTLAAGAAVLAAFGYAILSGLWGLLAARLLWGLAFAALNIANQALPTAVREGASLRAGRARAIVAAASVLGLVGGAWVAQEFGPRSTFLVLGVLSLGGLAAARGLPTVPDGHRPGGPRLALPSRLDLYGFVQGLTLDGLFGFGFALLAAAALPQGAALAVGSILAIRYAAEIVLGPPGGRLADRFGASRMLWLLSSGAALGLLGMGLGWLWAGAALVIVLRGALQPLSGPAVAAANPGAARVPALARQATWRDIGAGAGPLLAGTLAGVAPPWALYGGAAIALALAGWSVRRPEVANGSQHVDGMRLRPATGAVGACAGFTAPPSGQAMNAIDRPESRHDAAGVLEALLSRRSVGQLREPGPTGPELDRILETALRAPDHGGLRPWHFVLIRGEARARWADTIEAAMRARDPEVTPPMIDKQRNRILNAPLTIAVVARIRAGKIPEWEQMATVAAGTMNVLNALHASGYGAVWLSGANAFDPKVAGALGVVEPDRLMGFLFVGTQAAELPPLRRAELSAHVSDWTGAAP; the protein is encoded by the coding sequence GTGACGCCGGCGGAGTCCGACCGCGCCGCGCGATACGCCGCCCTCACCCTGGCGGCCGGCCTGCCGGCGGATGTGGTGCTCTACCTCCTGCTGCCGCTGCACGCGGCGGAGTTCGGCGTCACCCTGTCCGAGGCCGGGGTGCTGCTGGCCGCGAACCGGCTGGTCCGCATCGCCGGATACAGCCAGGTCGCGGGTTTCTATGCCCGGCGGGGGCCGCGGGCGGCCTGCACCCTTGCGGCGGGGGCCGCCGTGCTCGCCGCCTTCGGCTATGCGATCCTGTCCGGCCTCTGGGGGCTGCTGGCGGCGCGACTGCTCTGGGGCCTGGCCTTCGCCGCGCTGAACATCGCCAACCAGGCGCTGCCGACCGCGGTGCGGGAGGGTGCGTCGCTGCGCGCCGGGCGGGCGCGCGCGATCGTCGCCGCGGCTTCCGTGCTGGGCCTCGTCGGCGGCGCCTGGGTGGCGCAGGAGTTCGGGCCGCGCAGCACCTTCCTGGTGCTGGGCGTCCTCTCGCTGGGCGGGCTGGCGGCCGCGCGGGGGCTGCCGACGGTGCCGGACGGGCACCGGCCGGGCGGCCCGCGCCTCGCCCTGCCGTCGCGGCTGGACCTGTACGGCTTCGTGCAGGGGCTGACGCTGGACGGGCTGTTCGGCTTCGGCTTCGCGCTGCTGGCGGCGGCCGCCCTGCCCCAGGGCGCGGCGCTCGCGGTCGGGTCCATCCTGGCGATCCGCTACGCCGCCGAGATCGTGCTCGGCCCGCCGGGCGGCCGGCTGGCCGATCGCTTCGGCGCGTCCCGGATGCTCTGGCTGCTCTCCTCGGGCGCGGCGCTGGGGCTGCTGGGGATGGGGCTGGGCTGGCTCTGGGCCGGGGCAGCCCTGGTGATCGTGCTGCGCGGCGCGTTGCAGCCGCTCTCCGGCCCGGCCGTGGCCGCTGCCAACCCTGGCGCCGCCCGGGTGCCGGCGCTGGCGCGGCAGGCGACCTGGCGGGACATCGGGGCCGGGGCCGGGCCGCTGCTCGCCGGCACGCTTGCCGGGGTGGCACCGCCCTGGGCCCTCTATGGCGGGGCGGCGATCGCCCTGGCCCTGGCGGGCTGGTCCGTGCGTCGTCCGGAAGTTGCAAATGGGTCGCAACATGTGGATGGAATGCGGCTGCGGCCGGCGACGGGGGCGGTGGGTGCTTGCGCCGGCTTCACCGCGCCCCCATCAGGACAGGCCATGAACGCGATCGACCGTCCGGAATCCCGCCATGACGCCGCCGGCGTGCTGGAGGCGCTGCTGTCCCGCCGCTCGGTGGGGCAACTGCGCGAACCCGGGCCGACCGGGCCGGAACTGGACCGCATCCTGGAGACGGCGCTGCGGGCGCCCGACCATGGCGGGCTGCGGCCCTGGCACTTCGTGCTGATCCGCGGCGAGGCCCGTGCCCGCTGGGCCGACACCATCGAGGCGGCGATGCGCGCGCGCGACCCGGAGGTCACGCCGCCGATGATCGACAAGCAGCGCAACCGCATCCTGAACGCGCCGCTGACGATCGCCGTCGTCGCCCGGATCAGGGCCGGCAAGATCCCGGAATGGGAGCAGATGGCCACCGTGGCCGCCGGGACCATGAACGTGCTGAACGCCCTGCACGCCAGCGGCTATGGCGCCGTCTGGCTGTCGGGCGCCAACGCCTTCGATCCGAAGGTGGCCGGGGCGCTGGGCGTGGTGGAGCCGGACCGGCTGATGGGCTTCCTCTTCGTCGGCACCCAGGCCGCCGAGCTGCCTCCTTTGCGCCGGGCGGAGCTATCCGCGCATGTCAGCGACTGGACCGGCGCTGCGCCCTGA